The genome window AAGCTTGTAGGAGGCTGTTGTGCGATCCATGGTCAGGTTGTCCAGTACTTTCTTGTCTTTAGAGAGTTCTTTTGCCAGATTTATCAAGACTGGTGCAATTGACAGGGGAAGGTTGTTTTCTGATATCACTGCAAGCACCATTGcctgaaaaataaatgttatttttttaacaaaaagttaaactacgacgcacgtgataaactatgacgcacgtgaaggtaaactacgacgcacgtgaataaactacgacgcacgttaaggttaaactacgacgcacgtttTTTACTCTCGATATAATTTTAAGCCAACAACCCAGATTAGTTTCAATGCAAGTTAATcgcgattatgtgaatttAATTGGTGTAAATATTAGACCGAGGtgcgacgctatcagtaaattgaaACTGacacaaattgtaatatgatattagtaatattacaaagttttttacatataatattacaaaGAGCGAGCTTGGACAGAGGCCAAAAACGTCGTTCTTAGGGACCGCGCGAAAACCGCAGAGTGTTTGTTATTCGATCGATTTCGTTACCTGATCATTACGAACACGTGGCGATCGCAGCTCTAACAACCCTTTCTGTCACACGGGCGCCCAAACTATAGTcagtaatacgctttataacaagattttgTAGCTTAGGTGACCATGCGcgtaaaatatacaacatacggattttcaataaaagtaACCGGTCCGGATTGACTTCTACAACCCTGACCTAACTTAAAACTattaacaaaactaaatacCTGAGCATTATTGACACGGTCAGCTAATGGTACAAGTGGCTGTATTGATGAATCCCTTCCATCTGGATCTTTAAACAAGGAAACCATTGCCGAGGTTCAGATGTACTCCCTCTATCTGTGATCTGAAGTGATGCCGGCAGTTGGTAATTTGTCTTGATCAGTTTTAGTTTatctaaaatataagttatatatatcatatcaTTCATACATGCACTGTATGTCATCCCATAGAATTTTGCTTATGTCTACTTTTACACTGCATTACAATTAGTTTTTGTATAGATATAGACATATACAGAATGTGTGTATATGTCTGCAATTATTATTTACCCGTTTTAAGTActaaaattgaacaaaatataGACATATACAGAATGTGTGTATATGTCTGCAATTATTATTTACCCGTTTTAAGTActaaaattgaacaaaaaataacaaattttcaa of Ciona intestinalis unplaced genomic scaffold, KH HT000285.1, whole genome shotgun sequence contains these proteins:
- the LOC113475366 gene encoding uncharacterized protein LOC113475366, whose protein sequence is MVSLFKDPDGRDSSIQPLVPLADRVNNAQAMVLAVISENNLPLSIAPVLINLAKELSKDKKVLDNLTMDRTTASYKLTHGLSKTLLDRTLAEIRKCKFSLNIDESTSNSHKRVFAILVSYFSETEQHVVVEHLASIEVIKVDTKSLYIFTEHR